The following are from one region of the Elgaria multicarinata webbii isolate HBS135686 ecotype San Diego chromosome 13, rElgMul1.1.pri, whole genome shotgun sequence genome:
- the NT5C1A gene encoding cytosolic 5'-nucleotidase 1A: protein MDPAGPGHPEGRGSPRDASSQPSNGGRQPKPEGWEDAKAFYDNLSPKKKPKSPKPQNAITIAVSSRALFRMEEEEKIYSEQGVEAYVKFQLDHENEPFLPGAAFPFVKALEAVNTQLRELYPDSEELFDIVLMTNNHAQVGVRLINSINHYNLFVERFCMTGGNSPIGYLKAYHTNLYLSSDCEKVSEAIEEGIAAATIFSPNRDVEVLDNQLRVAFDGDAVLFSDESEQIVKAHGLDKFFEHEKTYENKPLAQGPLKGFLESLGKLQKKFYSKGLRLECPIRTYLVTARSAASSGARALKTLRSWGLETDEALFLAGAPKGPMLEKIRPHIFFDDQMFHVEGAKEMGTIAAHVPYGVAQKSRRTAQGKQTQNSK from the exons ATGGATCCGGCAGGCCCCGGGCACCCAGAAGGGAGAGGATCCCCCAGAGATGCCAGCAGCCAACCGAGCAACGGCGGGAGGCAGCCAAAGCCAGAGGGATGGGAAGATGCCAAGGCGTTTTATGACAACCTCTCCCCCAAAAAGAAACCCAAATCA ccaaagccacaaaatGCCATCACAATTGCTGTGTCGTCCCGAGCTCTGTTCcgaatggaagaggaggagaagatttACAGTGAGCAGGGCGTGGAAGCCTATGTGAAGTTCCAGTTGGACCACGAGAACGAGCCCTTCCTGCCTGGAGCTGCCTTCCCTTTTGTCAAG GCGCTGGAAGCTGTCAACACACAGCTGCGGGAACTCTACCCAGACAGCGAGGAGCTCTTTGACATCGTCCTCATGACCAACAACCATGCCCAAGTGGGGGTTCGCTTGATCAACAGCATCAACCATTACA ATCTGTTCGTTGAAAGGTTTTGTATGACAGGTGGGAACAGCCCTATTGGCTACCTGAAGGCCTACCACACCAACCTGTACCTGTCCTCTGACTGTGAGAAAGTGAGTGAGGCCATAGAAGAGG GAATTGCTGCAGCCACCATCTTCAGCCCCAACAGGGATGTGGAAGTCCTGGACAACCAGCTGCGTGTAGCCTTTGATGGGGACGCAGTGCTTTTTTCAGATGAGTCTGAGCAGATTGTGAAGGCTCACGGCCTCGACAAGTTCTTTGAGCATGAGAAGACGTACGAGAACAAGCCCCTGGCTCAG GGGCCACTGAAGGGCTTCTTGGAATCTCTTGGGAAGCTTCAGAAGAAGTTCTACTCCAAAGGCCTGCGCCTAGAATGTCCCATCCGCACCTACCTCGTCACAGCCCGTAGCGCTGCCAGTTCTGGGGCTCGTGCCCTAAAGACTCTCCGGAGCTGGGGACTCGAAACAGATGAAGCTCTCTTTCTGGCCGGTGCCCCCAAGGGCCCCATGCTGGAGAAGATCCGCCCACATATCTTCTTTGATGATCAGATGTTCCACGTGGAGGGAGCGAAGGAGATGGGCACCATCGCAGCCCACGTCCCGTATGGCGTGGCTCAGAAATCCAGGCGCACAGcacaaggaaagcaaactcagaaCAGCAAGTAG